The Desulfobacterales bacterium genome includes a window with the following:
- a CDS encoding tetratricopeptide repeat protein, translating into MLAKGYQYPQTMYRPVFILTISLLLVSGCGLGVSDYQDAILDGISALNRNRTDNALEAFNRAIDIDPNKADGFLGRANTLSTLERFEEALPDYNRAIEIEPTMANAYVNRGSIYSRMGQYEKAIADYEKGLELDPEIDDPPGFIKRMFSNEPNTDKGIRRHLEFLKQKVQTSNSTS; encoded by the coding sequence TTGCTTGCTAAAGGCTATCAGTACCCGCAAACTATGTATCGTCCCGTATTTATACTAACCATTTCATTGCTCCTGGTGAGCGGTTGCGGCCTGGGCGTTTCAGATTATCAGGATGCGATCCTGGATGGTATTTCCGCCCTCAATCGAAACAGGACGGATAACGCACTTGAAGCCTTCAACCGCGCCATTGATATTGATCCAAACAAGGCCGACGGCTTCTTGGGAAGGGCCAACACACTCAGTACCCTGGAACGCTTTGAAGAAGCGCTGCCGGATTACAACAGGGCCATTGAAATCGAACCGACCATGGCCAATGCCTATGTGAATCGGGGATCCATATACAGCCGCATGGGGCAATATGAAAAAGCCATCGCCGATTACGAAAAAGGGCTGGAGCTGGATCCGGAGATCGATGATCCGCCGGGTTTTATAAAGCGTATGTTTAGCAACGAGCCGAATACGGATAAAGGTATCCGCCGGCATCTGGAATTTTTAAAGCAAAAGGTGCAAACCTCAAACAGCACCTCGTGA